One window of Saccharopolyspora phatthalungensis genomic DNA carries:
- a CDS encoding ABC transporter permease: MATSQMSSEDLHHSLPATELNGRPPRQPRGLSRESIMVAVKAILGMIGIFAVWQLLVIAFKPPEFLLVGPLSAFAELGERPGYFASNTFVTLQEALAGFALGTALGILCGALLHYSSYMRSFLYPALIAVDTIPKVALAPLFIVWFGFGFESKAFVAMAIAFFPLVINTYDGLRSVPHELQELARINKASRWKRMTKIEFIYAVPSIFSGAKISISLSVGGAVVGEFIAGSKGLGYVILLANSQVDLPSMFAAFIVLSAIALVLFFFVDFAGKKLAPWKNYVK, encoded by the coding sequence GTGGCCACGTCTCAAATGAGTTCGGAAGATCTGCATCATTCCCTTCCCGCCACGGAGCTCAACGGTCGCCCGCCGCGCCAACCAAGGGGCCTCAGTCGCGAATCGATCATGGTCGCCGTGAAGGCGATACTGGGCATGATCGGTATCTTTGCCGTTTGGCAACTGCTGGTCATCGCATTCAAACCTCCGGAGTTTCTGCTCGTCGGCCCCCTCTCCGCCTTCGCCGAGCTGGGCGAGCGGCCCGGGTATTTTGCGAGCAATACGTTCGTGACGTTGCAAGAAGCGCTTGCGGGTTTCGCGCTCGGAACTGCTTTAGGTATTCTGTGCGGTGCGTTGCTGCATTACTCGAGTTATATGCGCAGCTTTCTCTATCCTGCCCTTATCGCGGTCGACACCATCCCGAAGGTCGCGCTCGCCCCGCTGTTCATCGTCTGGTTCGGATTCGGCTTTGAGTCGAAGGCTTTTGTGGCCATGGCTATCGCGTTCTTCCCGCTGGTGATCAACACCTATGACGGGCTGCGTTCGGTACCCCATGAGCTCCAGGAACTCGCGCGAATCAACAAGGCATCGCGGTGGAAGCGAATGACGAAGATCGAATTCATCTACGCGGTCCCGTCGATCTTCTCCGGGGCGAAGATCTCAATCTCCCTTTCGGTGGGTGGAGCCGTCGTCGGCGAGTTCATCGCAGGCTCAAAGGGCTTGGGATACGTCATTCTTCTCGCTAATAGCCAGGTCGATTTGCCCTCAATGTTCGCGGCGTTTATCGTGCTCTCCGCAATCGCATTGGTGCTGTTCTTCTTCGTCGACTTCGCAGGAAAGAAACTCGCGCCGTGGAAGAACTACGTCAAATGA
- a CDS encoding ABC transporter substrate-binding protein, whose translation MRNSTRRIAALLGAVLLLSALSGCAAGSGKNQMSLMVDVAYLPKHAPFFAAVKRGFFAAEGIDLTLMPGSGSSNTVTAVETGKVDAGWADFGTTILSQGRGAKVKQVNLLQARSAYAVVGLKGKGINGWGDLVGKTVATEGAGAMTAMWPLAMQRLGLKKNDVNVVHASSASKIPGLLAGRWDANLALYVSDQPAIDALGREAVVLKWSDLGIDLYGNGIIFSDEKLKNDPEQVKKFNSAMQKGFLWSCAHPEEAAKDFQSEVSGFETKTVTLAINEQCDLNWGSGDSANEFGVMDDAGVQKMLQVAGQYLGLDPASKLTPSDVYSNAYLDPIRRNDTVKAP comes from the coding sequence ATGCGAAACTCGACTCGTAGGATCGCCGCCCTCCTCGGCGCCGTGCTGCTGCTGTCGGCGCTCTCCGGCTGTGCCGCGGGGAGCGGGAAGAACCAAATGAGCCTGATGGTCGACGTAGCGTACCTACCGAAACATGCCCCGTTCTTTGCGGCGGTCAAGCGAGGTTTCTTCGCTGCCGAGGGTATCGACCTCACGCTGATGCCGGGTTCCGGTTCGTCCAATACCGTCACCGCGGTAGAAACCGGAAAGGTCGACGCCGGCTGGGCGGACTTCGGCACTACCATTCTCAGTCAGGGCCGCGGCGCCAAAGTGAAACAGGTCAACCTGCTCCAGGCCAGATCCGCCTACGCGGTGGTCGGTCTCAAGGGAAAGGGCATCAACGGTTGGGGCGATCTTGTCGGGAAGACGGTCGCAACCGAGGGTGCCGGGGCGATGACGGCAATGTGGCCGCTAGCCATGCAGCGGCTCGGATTGAAGAAAAACGACGTCAACGTCGTGCACGCGTCGAGCGCGTCAAAGATCCCAGGACTGCTGGCCGGCCGATGGGACGCAAACCTTGCCCTGTACGTGTCCGACCAGCCGGCCATCGATGCGCTTGGCCGCGAGGCCGTCGTTCTCAAGTGGTCCGACCTCGGAATTGACCTCTATGGAAATGGGATCATTTTCTCGGACGAAAAACTCAAGAACGACCCCGAGCAGGTGAAGAAGTTCAACTCGGCTATGCAAAAAGGCTTTCTCTGGTCCTGCGCGCACCCGGAAGAGGCCGCGAAAGACTTCCAGAGTGAAGTCTCCGGGTTTGAAACGAAAACCGTGACCCTGGCGATCAATGAGCAATGTGATCTCAACTGGGGTTCGGGTGATTCCGCGAACGAGTTCGGTGTCATGGACGACGCGGGAGTGCAGAAAATGCTCCAGGTCGCCGGGCAGTATCTCGGCCTAGACCCGGCGAGCAAACTCACGCCCAGTGACGTGTACAGCAACGCTTACCTGGATCCCATCCGCCGAAATGACACGGTCAAGGCGCCCTGA
- a CDS encoding ABC transporter ATP-binding protein — protein sequence MNNEYAISVKNVGKTYRSRDGQENTVLKGLDFHVGSGQFVSIVGQSGSGKTTLLKTISGLQEPTEGEILIKGREISAGLKDIAMVFQSPVLLPWRNNIDNVLLPLEFRNARTPESTAYAQELLEMVGLGGKAEQYSYELSGGMQQRVAICRALVSHPELLLMDEPFGALDAMTRDSMNFEIQRIWQRTGCSVLFVTHSISEAVWLGDRVVVVGDRPGRIVADITVDIPRPRAKEHKFSPAFSEYVTEIESHIGVTAAIS from the coding sequence ATGAACAACGAATACGCCATCTCGGTCAAGAATGTAGGAAAGACGTACCGGTCTCGGGACGGCCAGGAAAACACGGTACTCAAGGGTCTCGATTTCCACGTCGGTTCGGGGCAGTTCGTCTCGATCGTTGGGCAGTCGGGCAGCGGTAAAACCACGCTGCTCAAGACGATCTCGGGCCTCCAGGAGCCCACTGAAGGCGAGATCCTGATCAAGGGACGAGAGATCAGCGCCGGGCTCAAGGACATCGCGATGGTTTTTCAGAGCCCGGTGCTCCTGCCGTGGCGAAACAACATCGACAACGTGCTCCTGCCCCTGGAATTCCGAAACGCCCGCACGCCAGAGTCCACGGCATATGCCCAGGAACTGCTAGAGATGGTCGGATTGGGTGGGAAGGCAGAGCAATACTCCTATGAACTTAGCGGCGGAATGCAACAACGCGTCGCCATCTGCCGGGCATTGGTTTCCCATCCCGAGCTCCTGCTCATGGACGAACCGTTCGGCGCGCTCGACGCCATGACCCGAGACTCGATGAACTTCGAGATCCAACGCATTTGGCAGCGGACCGGATGCAGCGTGCTCTTCGTGACCCACAGCATCTCCGAGGCCGTCTGGCTGGGCGACCGTGTGGTGGTCGTCGGGGACCGGCCCGGCAGAATTGTCGCTGATATCACCGTTGACATTCCGCGGCCCAGGGCCAAGGAGCACAAGTTCTCCCCGGCTTTTTCGGAATACGTAACAGAGATTGAATCCCACATCGGGGTCACGGCGGCGATCAGCTAG
- a CDS encoding M24 family metallopeptidase translates to MDARKSLLFSAIRLDSSPLVAPLIAQTDDGTYLLVRQQEQGNALSAGVPKEQIKFYAPWVTIDHRVTAGTPVAPSLTALVEELAAGAAVNFSADVVYSHYLTLSGSLDLVVGAPDPTPATAYEIDVAGVLAKFETWREEGVRTARRLIKGVPHLADLSTELASDKDSRFEALSALAADRSLDSLVLAAPPNFTEVTGFSQPEGAVALWVGETNRLFVLAPNGTTNVPGTPVGRFASVGAGVLALSNGTRVGVEDEWISTGFALELEHAGAELVSVSTGLGHWRDVRDHEDLAFQVVAARASVFAIEEALNWANDSLEAGHSFTELDIYAEYLDKLVEFRVANQIPFAIEPYFTNLHSSNRMLFPGPPVDFPINDETTCIQLDAGVRITCEGVTVATSDMARSLPRTQGAKEAYSFFFDVVREGIIGQLKAGVVCEDVHEGTLRYLTPHLDRMIEIGMLGPEIDFNAEYRKRNVGHLMGKQESFANELRPGYQYVLEVGSYGAAEIPWRYGNAAIGTEDLWYIGHDRTYILSKR, encoded by the coding sequence TTGGACGCGCGCAAGAGCCTCCTATTCTCCGCCATTCGGCTCGATTCCTCCCCACTCGTCGCGCCATTGATTGCACAGACCGATGACGGCACTTACCTGCTCGTGCGCCAGCAGGAGCAGGGCAATGCCCTCTCGGCAGGAGTGCCCAAGGAGCAAATCAAGTTCTATGCTCCCTGGGTCACGATCGACCACCGGGTCACCGCCGGTACGCCGGTCGCACCCTCGCTCACGGCACTGGTTGAAGAACTCGCGGCCGGCGCTGCGGTGAACTTTTCCGCCGATGTTGTCTACAGTCACTACCTGACCCTTTCCGGCTCCCTCGATCTCGTTGTCGGCGCCCCGGATCCGACCCCGGCCACCGCATACGAGATCGATGTCGCGGGTGTTCTCGCGAAATTCGAGACCTGGCGCGAGGAAGGCGTCCGGACCGCGCGGCGACTGATCAAGGGCGTTCCTCATCTTGCGGACTTGTCCACCGAACTCGCGAGCGATAAGGACAGCCGCTTCGAGGCGTTGAGCGCGTTGGCAGCTGACCGCTCGCTTGATTCGCTTGTTCTCGCGGCGCCACCCAATTTCACCGAGGTAACCGGGTTCTCCCAACCGGAAGGTGCGGTCGCCCTATGGGTGGGAGAAACGAACAGGCTCTTCGTCCTGGCGCCCAACGGGACGACAAACGTTCCCGGTACGCCGGTCGGCCGGTTCGCTTCGGTCGGGGCCGGTGTGCTGGCGCTATCCAACGGCACGAGAGTCGGCGTCGAGGACGAGTGGATCAGCACCGGTTTTGCCCTCGAACTTGAGCACGCGGGTGCCGAGCTTGTCTCGGTCTCGACCGGCCTCGGCCACTGGCGGGACGTTCGCGATCATGAGGATCTTGCCTTCCAGGTCGTCGCCGCGCGGGCGAGCGTGTTCGCCATCGAAGAGGCGCTGAACTGGGCGAATGATTCGCTCGAAGCCGGTCACTCTTTTACCGAGCTCGATATCTACGCGGAATATCTTGATAAACTCGTTGAATTTCGGGTAGCGAATCAGATTCCCTTCGCGATCGAGCCGTACTTCACCAATCTGCACTCGTCGAACAGAATGCTGTTTCCCGGCCCGCCCGTCGATTTTCCGATCAACGACGAAACTACCTGTATTCAGTTGGACGCCGGCGTGCGCATCACCTGCGAAGGGGTCACTGTCGCCACCTCCGACATGGCGCGATCGTTGCCCCGCACCCAGGGGGCGAAGGAGGCTTACAGCTTCTTCTTCGACGTCGTGCGCGAGGGCATCATCGGACAGCTTAAGGCCGGTGTGGTGTGCGAAGACGTGCACGAAGGCACACTTCGCTACCTGACGCCGCACCTCGATCGAATGATCGAGATCGGAATGCTCGGACCCGAGATCGATTTCAACGCCGAGTACCGGAAGCGAAACGTGGGGCACCTGATGGGCAAGCAGGAGTCGTTTGCCAACGAGCTGCGGCCTGGGTACCAGTACGTGCTGGAGGTCGGATCTTACGGCGCCGCTGAAATTCCGTGGCGCTACGGAAACGCGGCGATCGGCACCGAGGACCTCTGGTATATCGGACACGACCGCACGTACATCTTGAGCAAGCGCTGA
- a CDS encoding IclR family transcriptional regulator, with protein MSKRADGQPGQGGVRDVKSAARTVELLELLASRDNPHARLRELSEALDAPRSSVYALIRTLVERGWVRVDESGSRYSLGIRALLAGTTYLDVDPHLRIAQPHIRDLNASLDETIHFGRLDRADIVYLATEESSRYHRPFSRVGRRLPAFSTSMGKSLLAERLDTGIEDHLPRRLTPLTPNTILDEDELLENLRATRERGYAVDREENYVGVVCFGLALRYSNPPRDAISCSVPIDALSPGREEVIVEALRQTRLAIERMAPFDGSVTL; from the coding sequence ATGAGCAAGCGTGCTGATGGACAACCTGGTCAAGGCGGAGTTCGCGACGTCAAGTCGGCGGCGCGGACCGTTGAGTTGCTCGAATTGCTGGCGTCCCGCGACAACCCGCATGCACGCCTGCGTGAGCTGAGCGAGGCGCTCGACGCGCCACGCAGCAGCGTCTACGCGCTGATACGCACGCTTGTGGAGCGTGGTTGGGTTCGAGTCGACGAGAGCGGATCGAGGTACAGCCTTGGCATCCGCGCCCTGCTGGCCGGCACCACGTACCTCGATGTCGATCCGCACCTGCGAATTGCGCAGCCCCATATCAGGGATCTGAACGCCAGCCTCGACGAGACGATTCACTTCGGCCGACTCGATCGCGCCGACATCGTTTACCTCGCGACCGAGGAGTCCAGCCGCTATCACCGGCCGTTCAGCCGGGTCGGCCGCCGGTTGCCCGCGTTCAGCACCTCGATGGGCAAGTCCCTGCTGGCAGAGCGGCTCGACACCGGTATCGAGGACCATCTTCCGCGCCGGCTGACCCCGCTGACCCCGAACACGATCCTGGACGAGGACGAGCTGCTGGAGAATCTGCGCGCGACCCGGGAGCGCGGCTATGCCGTCGACCGCGAGGAGAACTACGTCGGGGTCGTATGCTTCGGCCTCGCGCTGCGCTACTCCAATCCGCCGCGCGACGCGATCAGCTGTTCGGTCCCGATCGATGCGTTGAGTCCAGGCCGCGAGGAAGTAATCGTCGAGGCATTGCGGCAAACGCGCCTCGCGATCGAGCGGATGGCGCCGTTCGACGGCTCCGTCACGCTCTGA
- a CDS encoding phosphoketolase family protein has product MTSDTSTTGTTWTTTPTVSEYLDARELDGLQLWWRAANYLSVGQIYLMDNPLLREPLRPEHIKPRLLGHWGTTPGLNFIYAHLNRAIRARDLDMMYVIGPGHGGPGLVAAAWLEGTYSEVYPDAAQDYEGLRRLVTQFSFPGGIPSHVAPETPGSIHEGGELGYSLSHAFGAAFDNPDLIVSCVVGDGEAETGPLATGWHSNKFLNPATDGAVLPILHLNGYKIANPTVLARIPEDELLGMLRGFGYEPYLVSGWEPEPMHHLFAATLDRCLDEIAAIQRRARRDGRVQRPRWPMIVLRTPKGWTGPDIVDGKEVEGTWRSHQVPISDPRNNREHLRQLESWLRGYEPAALFETSGAPVQRIKEHNPSGTRRMSDNPHANGGLLLRALRMPDFRNYAVRVDEPGATIGEATRVLGGFLRDVVRLNADERNFRVFSPDENNSNRLNAILEATSRAWNAETEPGDESLAPDGRVLEILSEHTCQGWLEGYLLTGRHGFFSCYEAFAHIVDSMVNQHAKWLKVSNGLTWRQPIASLNYLLTSHVWRQDHNGFSHQDPGFIDHVMNKKAEVVRIYLPPDTNTLLSVADHCLRSRDYINVVVAGKQPAPQYLDVDAAIVHCTKGIGIWDWASSDRDGDPDVVMACAGDVPTMETLAAVDLLRQHFPDLRIRVINVVDLMRLQDERAHPHGLSDAEFDSLFTRDRPVIFNYHGYPWLIHRLTYRRHNHDNIHARGYKEEGTTTTPFDMCVLNEIDRFNLAIAVIDRVPLVGARAAYAREALKSKLIEHRQYVATHGEDMPEIQDWAWSAR; this is encoded by the coding sequence ATGACCAGTGACACCAGCACCACCGGGACCACCTGGACCACCACGCCGACGGTGTCGGAGTACTTGGACGCGCGGGAACTGGACGGCCTCCAGCTGTGGTGGCGGGCGGCCAACTACCTGTCCGTCGGACAGATCTACCTCATGGACAACCCGCTGCTGCGGGAGCCGCTGCGCCCGGAGCACATCAAGCCCCGGCTGCTCGGGCACTGGGGCACCACGCCGGGACTGAACTTCATCTACGCCCACCTGAACCGGGCGATCCGGGCCCGCGACCTGGACATGATGTATGTGATCGGCCCGGGCCACGGCGGGCCCGGTCTGGTCGCGGCGGCGTGGCTGGAGGGCACCTATAGCGAGGTCTACCCCGACGCGGCCCAGGACTACGAGGGGCTGCGTCGCTTGGTCACCCAGTTCTCCTTCCCCGGCGGGATCCCCAGCCACGTCGCACCGGAGACGCCCGGGTCCATCCACGAGGGCGGGGAGCTCGGGTACTCGCTCTCGCACGCCTTCGGCGCGGCCTTCGACAACCCCGATCTGATCGTGTCGTGCGTGGTGGGCGACGGCGAGGCGGAGACCGGGCCACTGGCAACGGGCTGGCATTCCAACAAGTTCCTGAACCCGGCGACCGACGGCGCGGTTCTGCCGATACTGCACCTCAACGGCTACAAGATCGCCAACCCGACCGTGCTGGCGCGCATTCCGGAAGACGAATTGCTCGGCATGCTGCGGGGTTTCGGTTATGAGCCATACCTGGTATCCGGCTGGGAGCCGGAGCCGATGCACCACCTGTTCGCCGCGACGCTGGACCGGTGCCTGGACGAGATCGCCGCGATCCAGCGCCGGGCCCGGCGGGACGGCCGGGTGCAGCGGCCGCGCTGGCCGATGATCGTGCTGCGCACCCCGAAGGGCTGGACGGGACCGGACATTGTGGACGGAAAAGAGGTGGAGGGCACCTGGCGGTCGCACCAGGTGCCGATCAGCGACCCCCGCAACAACCGGGAGCACCTGCGGCAACTCGAATCCTGGCTGCGCGGCTACGAACCGGCCGCGCTGTTCGAGACCAGCGGCGCACCGGTGCAGCGGATCAAGGAGCACAACCCGTCCGGCACGCGGCGGATGAGCGACAATCCGCACGCCAACGGCGGACTGCTGCTGCGTGCTTTGCGGATGCCGGACTTCCGGAACTACGCGGTGCGGGTGGACGAGCCGGGCGCCACCATCGGAGAGGCCACCCGGGTGCTGGGCGGCTTCCTTCGCGACGTGGTGCGCCTGAACGCCGACGAGCGCAATTTTCGGGTCTTCTCGCCGGACGAGAACAACTCCAACCGGCTCAACGCGATCCTGGAGGCGACCTCGCGCGCCTGGAACGCCGAGACCGAACCGGGCGACGAGTCGTTGGCCCCGGACGGCCGGGTGCTGGAGATCCTCTCCGAACACACCTGCCAGGGCTGGCTGGAGGGCTACCTGCTCACCGGTCGGCACGGGTTCTTCTCCTGCTACGAGGCGTTCGCGCACATCGTGGACTCGATGGTCAACCAGCACGCCAAATGGCTGAAGGTGAGCAACGGGCTGACCTGGCGGCAGCCGATCGCGTCGCTGAACTACCTGTTGACCTCGCACGTGTGGCGGCAGGACCACAACGGTTTCTCGCACCAGGACCCGGGATTCATCGACCACGTGATGAACAAGAAGGCCGAGGTGGTGCGGATCTACCTGCCGCCGGATACGAACACGCTGCTGTCGGTGGCCGATCACTGCCTGCGTAGCCGCGACTACATCAACGTGGTGGTGGCCGGCAAGCAGCCCGCGCCGCAGTATCTGGACGTGGACGCGGCGATCGTGCACTGCACCAAGGGAATCGGGATCTGGGACTGGGCCAGCAGCGATCGGGACGGCGACCCGGACGTGGTGATGGCGTGCGCCGGGGACGTGCCGACGATGGAGACGCTGGCCGCCGTCGACCTGCTCCGACAGCACTTCCCGGACCTGCGGATCCGGGTGATCAACGTGGTGGACCTGATGCGGCTGCAAGACGAGCGCGCGCACCCGCACGGGTTGTCCGACGCCGAGTTCGACAGCCTGTTCACCCGCGACCGGCCGGTGATCTTCAACTACCACGGTTATCCCTGGTTGATCCACCGGCTGACCTACCGGCGGCACAACCACGACAACATCCACGCCCGCGGCTACAAGGAGGAGGGCACCACGACCACGCCGTTCGACATGTGCGTGCTCAACGAGATCGACCGGTTCAACCTGGCCATCGCCGTGATCGACCGGGTGCCGCTGGTGGGCGCGCGGGCGGCCTACGCGCGAGAGGCATTGAAGTCCAAGCTGATCGAGCACCGGCAATACGTGGCGACGCACGGCGAGGACATGCCGGAGATCCAGGACTGGGCCTGGTCGGCGCGATGA
- a CDS encoding acetate/propionate family kinase, with protein MRVLTVNAGSSSLKLGLLDDDEAVAEQTLEHWDGDSEPISRFLDEHGADAVGHRVVHGGPRIVAATVVDDEVQTYLSSLAELAPLHQPRAIAGLRAARTAAPGTPSVACVDTAFHAGLSPAAATYALPREWNRKWSLRRYGFHGLSHSYAVARGAVLAGLPPRQGRVLCCHLGAGASMAAVRDGRCVDTTMGFTPEEGLVMNTRSGTVDPGLLGWLLNTKDVAPQELFEVLSDRSGLAGLSGVSGDLRDVLAARDNGDADAALAYDVYRHSLVRHAGAMVAVLGGLDLLVFTGGIGEHQSPVRDAVCEALEFAGVAADSALNAAAEEDADITAPGAPARTVVVQAREDLEIARQTRAALHE; from the coding sequence ATGAGGGTGCTGACCGTGAACGCGGGTTCCAGCAGTCTGAAGCTGGGACTGCTGGACGACGACGAGGCGGTGGCCGAGCAGACGCTGGAGCACTGGGACGGCGATTCGGAGCCGATCAGCCGGTTCCTCGACGAGCACGGTGCGGACGCCGTCGGGCACCGCGTGGTGCACGGCGGCCCCCGGATCGTCGCGGCCACCGTGGTCGACGACGAGGTGCAGACCTACCTGTCGTCGTTGGCCGAACTCGCCCCACTGCACCAACCGCGCGCGATCGCCGGGCTGCGTGCGGCGCGCACCGCAGCCCCGGGGACGCCGTCGGTGGCATGTGTGGACACCGCGTTCCACGCCGGACTCTCACCTGCGGCGGCTACTTACGCGCTGCCTCGGGAGTGGAACCGGAAGTGGTCGTTGCGCCGCTACGGGTTTCACGGCTTGTCGCATTCGTATGCGGTGGCTCGCGGCGCCGTACTGGCGGGCCTGCCGCCGCGGCAGGGCCGGGTGCTGTGCTGCCACCTGGGCGCCGGAGCGTCGATGGCGGCGGTGCGCGACGGCCGGTGCGTGGACACGACGATGGGTTTCACGCCGGAAGAGGGCCTGGTCATGAACACCCGCAGCGGCACGGTCGATCCGGGTCTGCTCGGCTGGCTGCTGAACACGAAAGACGTTGCGCCGCAGGAGTTGTTTGAGGTGTTGTCGGATCGCTCCGGCCTTGCCGGGCTGTCGGGTGTTTCCGGTGACCTGCGCGATGTGCTCGCGGCCCGGGACAACGGCGACGCGGATGCGGCGTTGGCCTACGACGTATATCGGCACAGCTTGGTGCGGCATGCGGGGGCGATGGTCGCCGTGCTAGGCGGACTCGACCTGCTCGTTTTCACCGGCGGGATTGGGGAACACCAGTCGCCGGTGCGGGACGCGGTGTGCGAAGCGCTTGAATTCGCCGGTGTGGCGGCGGATTCGGCGCTGAACGCGGCGGCGGAAGAGGACGCCGACATCACGGCCCCCGGTGCGCCCGCGCGCACCGTGGTGGTGCAGGCCCGCGAAGATCTGGAGATCGCCCGCCAAACCCGCGCGGCGCTGCACGAGTGA
- the ehuB gene encoding ectoine/hydroxyectoine ABC transporter substrate-binding protein EhuB — translation MRRTEISRRRLLLALPAAGFLAGCSFTQPGTGKPTESTLDQIRKQGFARIAIANEPPYTQIKPDGTVTGAEPDVVAAVLKRMGVPQIQGVVTPYESMIPGLNANRWDIIAAGLFMKQSRCSQILYSEPEIVSTESFAVPAGNPKNLTSVAAVKADPGVKVAVLPGGFEDGALKTQNVPAAQIVNIPDGRSGIEAVQAGRADAFFLPTLSLNSLKTDGIDITPAIQDVQQTGSGAGFRKADQDLVNAYDEQLRALKASPEFDQILSPWGFSANAARGVTRDQLCAVAG, via the coding sequence ATGCGCAGGACCGAAATCTCCCGACGACGGCTGCTCCTGGCCCTGCCGGCGGCAGGTTTCCTCGCCGGGTGCAGCTTCACCCAACCCGGCACCGGCAAGCCCACAGAATCCACATTGGACCAGATCAGGAAGCAGGGGTTCGCCCGCATCGCCATCGCCAACGAACCCCCCTACACGCAGATCAAGCCGGATGGCACGGTCACCGGCGCGGAGCCGGACGTGGTCGCCGCCGTGCTGAAGCGGATGGGGGTGCCGCAGATCCAGGGCGTGGTCACCCCGTACGAGTCGATGATCCCCGGGCTCAACGCGAACCGCTGGGACATCATCGCGGCCGGGCTGTTCATGAAGCAGTCGCGGTGCAGCCAGATCCTCTACTCCGAGCCGGAGATCGTCTCGACGGAGTCGTTCGCGGTGCCCGCGGGCAACCCGAAGAACCTGACCAGCGTCGCGGCCGTCAAGGCCGACCCGGGAGTGAAAGTCGCCGTGCTGCCCGGCGGTTTCGAAGACGGCGCGCTGAAGACGCAGAACGTGCCGGCCGCCCAGATCGTCAACATCCCCGACGGACGCAGCGGGATCGAGGCGGTGCAGGCGGGCCGGGCCGACGCGTTCTTCCTGCCGACGCTGTCGTTGAACTCGCTGAAGACCGACGGGATCGACATCACCCCGGCGATCCAGGACGTGCAGCAGACCGGCTCGGGGGCCGGCTTCCGCAAGGCCGACCAAGACCTGGTCAACGCCTACGACGAGCAGCTGCGCGCCCTGAAGGCGAGCCCCGAGTTCGACCAGATCCTTTCGCCGTGGGGGTTTTCGGCAAACGCCGCCCGAGGCGTCACCCGCGATCAGCTCTGCGCCGTGGCGGGCTGA
- the ehuC gene encoding ectoine/hydroxyectoine ABC transporter permease subunit EhuC has protein sequence MSQILPFLPLLLNGLLITLALTAVGMVVTVVVAFTAGLCRMSRRRWLRWPAGAFIEIFRGTSMLVQLFWLFFALPFFGVQLVPFAAAVLALGLNEGAYGAEIVRGAITALPRGQREGAIALSLTPYQRMRFVILPQAIPAMIPPFGNVFVDLLKNTSLVSLVTVADLTFRAQMVRATTGATAAVFGTILVLYFVAAYALSLGTDWLERRMDPTRPAAPTTLTQRLFGTRRVVGS, from the coding sequence ATGTCCCAGATCCTGCCGTTCTTGCCCCTGCTGCTCAACGGCCTGCTGATCACGCTGGCGCTGACCGCGGTCGGCATGGTCGTCACCGTCGTGGTCGCCTTCACGGCCGGGCTGTGCCGGATGTCCCGGCGCCGCTGGCTGCGTTGGCCGGCCGGGGCGTTCATCGAGATCTTCCGCGGCACGTCGATGTTGGTCCAGCTGTTCTGGCTGTTCTTCGCCCTGCCCTTCTTCGGGGTGCAACTCGTGCCGTTCGCCGCGGCAGTACTGGCGCTCGGATTGAACGAAGGCGCCTACGGCGCGGAGATCGTGCGCGGCGCGATCACCGCGTTGCCGCGTGGCCAGCGCGAAGGCGCGATCGCGCTGAGCCTGACCCCATACCAGCGGATGCGGTTCGTGATCCTGCCGCAGGCGATACCGGCGATGATCCCGCCGTTCGGCAACGTCTTCGTCGACCTGCTGAAGAACACCTCGCTGGTGTCCCTGGTGACCGTCGCCGACCTGACCTTCCGGGCGCAGATGGTGCGGGCCACCACCGGCGCCACCGCGGCGGTGTTCGGGACCATCCTGGTGCTGTACTTCGTCGCGGCGTACGCACTGTCGCTCGGTACGGACTGGCTGGAGCGCCGGATGGATCCGACCCGTCCCGCGGCGCCGACGACCTTGACGCAACGCCTGTTCGGCACTCGGCGGGTGGTGGGCTCATGA